GAATCCAGCCTGCCACCTCTCCAGGTGTTCTTTCCTGGCCCAGGGACTTTAAAGACCAAAGTCAGCATGGGATCCAAACAACACACTGGTTTTCCACGTGGGTTCCTCTGTAGACAGAGCATCACTCACCTTTCAGTAAATTCAAGTGAAACATCTCCCCCTGGAAAAGTCAGCAGAGCCCAGTACCAAGAGGCAGCCACACCTgtcccccacccagccagccccTGCACACCGTCTCCCCCACTGCAGCTTCCACAACCTCCCCCGAGCCCCCAGcccgccctgcccccaccaccgCCCCTGGCCCCACAGTCCCCGGCTCTTCGGGCACGGGTGCTTCTGATCCTCCACCCACTGGCAACTTCGTCCCTCGAAAACCTTCCGTCttgctgatttttgttttgtgcaGTTGAATATCCATGTGGAAAAATAcctattctggaaaaaagaaacaccagcATCCCCAAAGGCCGAATTGTAGGGGGCAAGGTGTGCCCCAAAGGGGAGTGTCCGTGGCAGGTAAGGCTTCCCTGGCCTGAGGGCTTCCCAGCCCCGGTTTCCCCTTCTGAGCAGCGTGGAGCCTTGTCCAGGAGAACTAATCCGCAGGGCTCAGAGTGGAAGCTGCAGGCAGGCCCTGGTTGCCCCCGTCAGCCCACCCCTCGCTGCCCGCTCAGCAGCCTCCTGGCTTCTGCTGGGGGAAAAGAGGACGAAAAGACAATGGCGTTTGCTGAGCGTCTACTCAGTGCTAAGAACCACGCAGGTGCTCAGCAGTTAATTCATGTCGTCCTCAGGGTAACTCTCTGGGGCAGGACCTTTGCTGATGTTTGCAGAATCAGGGGCACTGGGTCAAAGCTATGTGCCGACCCGGGAGGTGCACAGTGGAATCCCACACGACATGCCCACTGTCGGGACAGTGCCAGGACAACAGCTCCgccaggggtggggagtggccTCCTGGAGCCAGGGTGCACAGCTTTGCCCAGGAGGGACCTGGATTCCAGAGCCCGTTGTGCAATGCCAGCGGCCCCTTGGGGTGCGCGACCCCTCAATACACTTGTGCCCTTGCCCAGGCCCTGCTGACGCTGAACGGAGCTCTGCTGTGCGGGGGCACCCTGGTCGACCCCAGCTGGGTGGTCTCTGCGGCCCACTGCTTTGACAGAGTCAAGAGCGGGAAGAACTTGACGGTGGTGTTGGGTAGGTGCCGCCCTGTCTCCTGATCTGAGAGCGGCCGAGCGGGGATGTCCCGGGGCTGGGGGCATGGGCGCGCACTGCCAAAGTCCCCGACCGTGGACGCCTCCCGAAAGGGGAGTGGGAGGACTCGCTGCAGCTGCCGTGCTCTCGGCCTCCTTTCCGCCCCCTCGTGCAGGTGAAAAGACCTGGGGGTGCAGCACCCGCCCCGCCTCACCTGGGCCGAGAGCCCAGGGGAGGATCACTCGTGGGGGGGCAAGACGAGGACCCCAGGAGGCTCAGGCCCGGGCTGGGAGGAACTGTGGAGAACTGGGggcaccctctcccctcccaccccttcctcacGGCTCCCAACACCCAGTTCCAGATTCAGCCGGTTCCCAGCTGCCCAGGGAGCCACAGGCTGCGGGAGGTCAGCCCCGGCCTGGAGCCCCGGGCGAGCACGCGGCTGAGCGGGCCCCCCACCCCACGCAGGCGAGCACGACCTCAGCCAGGAGGACGGCGACGAGCAGCCCCGGCGCGTGGCGCAGGTCGTCGTGCCGGCCACCTACAGCCCCGGCTCCCCGGACCACGACGTGGCCCTGCTGCGCCTGCGCGCGCCCGCCCGCCTGGCCGCGCACGTGGCACCGCTGTGCGTGCCCGAGCCCGCCTTCGCGGCGCGCGCGCTGGCCGCCGTGCGCTTCTCCACCGTGAGCGGCTGGGGCCGGCTGCTGGAGCGCGGCGCCACGGCGCGCGAGCTCATGGCCGTGGACGTGCCGCGGCTCATGACGCAGGACTGCGAGGAGCAGTCGCGGAGCCGGCCGGGCTCCCGGCGCGTCACCGAGAACATGTTCTGCGCCGGCTACACGGACGGCAGCAAGGACGCCTGCAAGGGCGACAGCGGGGGCCCGCACGCCACGCACTACCGCGGCACCTGGTACCTGACCGGCGTGGTCAGCTGGGGCGAGGGCTGCGCGGCCGCCGGCCACTTTGGGGTGTACACCCGGGTGTCGCGCTACGCCGACTGGCTGCGCCGGCTCATGCGCTCCGAGCCAAGCCCGGGCTTCCTGCTGCGCGCCCCGTTCCCCTAGTGCGCCCCGAGATGCCCCGCCCCAAGGTGGCCGCGGTGggggacacagagagagatggagagagacactcacacacacacagggagagacAGCTGCGAGGCAGGGACCAGCAGCTGTTCCTGGCGACAACCAAGTAGTTTACTTAGAGCGGACCAGGGTCTGCAAACCACGGCTGAGGGTTGGCTGAATGCAAGCCGCactgtttgtaaataaagttgaTGGAGCACAGCCGTTTGTTTGCTtactgtccctccctcccccggaCTTGGAAGGGCTGAGAAATCACCTTTCCTGGGTTAAGCCTTGGACATACCAGGCCCCGCTCGTCCCCATTAGCCAGCCCGCCTGCAAGGAGCCGCGCGCACGGCCAGGGGAGGTGGGGCCGGACGCCTGCATCCGGTCCGGGGGTGAGCGTGGGAACGGGGAGACGTGGCCCACCAGCCCCTCGCGGCAGAGCCCCTCTCAGCCTCGGGCCAGTCTGCCCTGTGCTCAGCAGGCCAGGAGGGGGCTTCTGGCAGAGCCCCTCCCTCCAGGCAGCAGGGAGGTTGCTCCTCCCAGAAGTCCGTGTAGGCGCCAGGGGGGCACAGAAATGTCACCAGAACCTCTGCCTCCCGGAGCCCCTGGGTCTgcgggtgggtgggggcaggtgcaAGCCCTGCATGCTGGAGTCCCCCAGTGACACGAGACCACTGTGTCTGGGCACCACCGGATGGCACCCGGAGAGCAGCCGTGAGTGGAAGGACAGGTTCGCACCCAGGAAGAGCCAGGCACAAACCCCACACCCACCACCATGGGCCTGGGCTCAGGCTTCCCCACTCACTAAACCTGTTTCCTGTCCTGGAAACATGATGGGAAATGACAGCTTTGTCATGTTGTGAGGATTGAGTGTTAGATGTAAAcatctgaaaactacaaaatgaacataaaatggTGTTTTTGTTCTCTCTCAGGACAAAAGTTCCCGTCCAGCAGCAGGTCCCGCTgtcacccagccctgcctggggaaGGTGGGGCCAGGTGACCACATTCCCCAGTGCGGTCCCCGCCCCGCCtggccaccaggcctggccccagtCCGGAGGCTGGGTAAGCAGCAGGACAAGccagcctgagcccaggagagtGGACTTTGCCCTGGAAGCCTGTCACGTTGGGACAGGGACGCTGCACTCGGCCACACCATGGCGAGCCCGCTGTACCTGGTCCTGCTCAGCGCCTCCCTGGCTGGCCTCCTGTGGCCTGGGGACAGCGGTAAGTGGAGGTGGCCCAGGGAGCAGGGACCGGCGGGCAGTCGGAGGGGATGCATGGGGGTGCCCCGGCCCTGCCAAGTCTGGCCTCAGGTGGCCGggcttggacttcccagccaaGGGTATAGCGAGGCTAGCTGTGGCTTTGTGTGGGTGACAGTCATCGGATGAATAGATTAGCAGTCACAAAGAGACAAAAACACAGGGAcaaggacagagagggaggagagggagtgagAACAGAGAGTGACATGGGGGGGAGACAGAGATAACGAGAgatagagagagggagacagagataaGGAGAGatagagagggagacagaagagtGGTGCAGCGGTGCCAGGCAGTAGGGAGAGGTCCCCCTTCTGCTGCCAGAGCTGGGCACAGCAGAGGCGCAtccagccagggaggggctgggaggggccacCACCCTCAGCTGGCTCCACCTGGGAGGGGCTGCCCAAGGCAAGGCTGGACAGATGGGGCACCAGGCCGCCCAGGCCCCTGGGCCTGTCTAAAAGaagaggcccagaaaggggaGAAGCCAGGCAAGGCTGGGGAGATAGCAGAGGAGGGGCAGGCACCTGTGGCAGGTGCACAGGATTCAGGGACCCGGGGCTGGTTTGAATCCTGCAGAAAGTGGAGCACAGGGGCCCCCGGTGTGCGAGAAGGGAGAGCAGTGAGGGAGAGACAGCTGGAGAGACCCCCGtggacagaggaggaagagacccaagtaggggagggaaaaggagagacctcggggcgggggagggggagagaccCTCACAGGGAGAGGGAAACCAacctgggcagggaaggggagaccCGAGGGAGGCCGACTGGACCCTCAGAACCCACAGTGACCTGAGGGCCCCTCTGCTGGGCGacaccctctgcctcccagggtc
Above is a genomic segment from Lemur catta isolate mLemCat1 chromosome 13, mLemCat1.pri, whole genome shotgun sequence containing:
- the LOC123648811 gene encoding coagulation factor VII-like, yielding MARRLLCVLLGLQGCLAAVFITQEAAHGVLRRQRRANSFLEELRPGSLERECKEEQCSFEEAREIFRDTERTKQFWISYNDGDQCASNPCRNGGSCEDQLQSYICFCLPDFEGRNCETNKNDKLICANENGGCQQYCSDHAEAKRSCWCHEGYSLQADGVSCAPTVEYPCGKIPILEKRNTSIPKGRIVGGKVCPKGECPWQALLTLNGALLCGGTLVDPSWVVSAAHCFDRVKSGKNLTVVLGEHDLSQEDGDEQPRRVAQVVVPATYSPGSPDHDVALLRLRAPARLAAHVAPLCVPEPAFAARALAAVRFSTVSGWGRLLERGATARELMAVDVPRLMTQDCEEQSRSRPGSRRVTENMFCAGYTDGSKDACKGDSGGPHATHYRGTWYLTGVVSWGEGCAAAGHFGVYTRVSRYADWLRRLMRSEPSPGFLLRAPFP